The Sphingobacterium bambusae genome includes a window with the following:
- a CDS encoding NAD-dependent succinate-semialdehyde dehydrogenase encodes MKTSFFTEKAYINGKFVSGKKKFPVVNPANGKTIGSVPDLTVADCKKAIDAAEQTWQFWKETSIGERCKVVRGIFDLINEHKDELAEIMTKECGKPLTESLAEVDYANAFMEWFSEEGKRAYGETIPSLKGDMRLSTIKQSVGVVAAITPWNFPLAMITRKVAPALVAGCTIIVKPASQTPFSALALAKIAELAGLPKGVLQVITSTDSRGIGKELASNPTVRKITFTGSTAVGSTLMAQAAGTVKRLSMELGGNAPFIVFDDADIEKAVQGAIAGKFRNAGQTCVAVNRFYIQEGVYARFAERLTHEVKKLRIGDGMKKNIQIGPLINRAGLEKVQEHLSDAIGKGAIVSCGGNNIKDLFFEPTVLTNVSYDSLIAKEETFGPVCALFSFKTEEQAVTLANDTPFGLAAYFYSSNVYRCQRVAEKIESGMVGINTGMVSNASAPFGGIKQSGLGREGAKQGLEEYLTTKYICYGT; translated from the coding sequence ATGAAAACATCGTTTTTTACAGAGAAGGCCTATATAAATGGCAAATTTGTATCGGGTAAAAAAAAGTTTCCAGTTGTCAATCCGGCCAACGGTAAGACGATCGGTTCTGTACCGGATCTAACGGTTGCGGATTGCAAGAAAGCCATCGATGCGGCAGAACAAACATGGCAGTTTTGGAAAGAAACATCTATTGGTGAGCGCTGCAAAGTAGTCAGAGGCATTTTTGATTTGATTAACGAGCACAAAGATGAACTGGCTGAAATCATGACTAAGGAATGTGGAAAGCCCTTAACAGAATCTTTAGCAGAAGTGGATTATGCCAACGCCTTTATGGAATGGTTTTCCGAAGAAGGCAAACGTGCCTACGGAGAAACCATCCCCTCCTTGAAAGGTGATATGCGGTTGAGCACAATAAAACAGTCCGTGGGTGTTGTAGCAGCCATCACGCCGTGGAACTTCCCGTTAGCCATGATTACGCGCAAAGTAGCTCCAGCATTGGTCGCCGGCTGCACTATCATTGTAAAACCAGCTTCCCAAACACCATTTTCGGCTTTAGCGCTAGCCAAAATCGCCGAACTTGCAGGCCTACCCAAAGGTGTCCTGCAGGTGATCACCTCCACTGATAGCCGCGGCATAGGAAAAGAGTTGGCGAGCAATCCAACAGTTCGTAAGATAACATTTACCGGATCCACCGCAGTAGGCAGCACCTTGATGGCGCAAGCCGCCGGAACGGTAAAGCGTTTGTCCATGGAACTTGGCGGCAATGCCCCTTTCATTGTGTTCGACGATGCAGATATAGAGAAAGCTGTTCAAGGCGCTATTGCGGGCAAATTCAGAAATGCTGGCCAAACTTGCGTGGCCGTCAACCGTTTCTACATTCAAGAAGGCGTCTACGCACGTTTTGCAGAACGCTTAACACATGAAGTCAAGAAGCTACGTATAGGCGATGGTATGAAGAAGAATATACAAATAGGACCACTTATCAACCGAGCTGGCTTAGAGAAGGTGCAAGAACACCTTTCGGACGCGATCGGGAAAGGTGCCATCGTTTCCTGCGGAGGAAACAACATAAAAGACTTGTTTTTTGAACCCACTGTGCTAACCAACGTCTCCTACGATTCGCTTATCGCTAAGGAGGAAACTTTCGGTCCCGTCTGTGCGCTGTTCTCGTTTAAGACCGAAGAACAAGCCGTCACGCTAGCGAACGATACTCCCTTCGGTTTAGCCGCTTACTTCTACTCGTCGAATGTATATCGGTGTCAACGGGTTGCAGAAAAGATTGAATCAGGGATGGTTGGCATAAATACAGGAATGGTATCTAACGCCTCTGCGCCATTTGGGGGAATAAAGCAATCAGGACTGGGCCGCGAAGGCGCGAAACAAGGTTTAGAAGAATATCTGACCACAAAATATATCTGTTATGGTACCTAG
- a CDS encoding START-like domain-containing protein yields MEQKVEIHLEYIINSSPRILFPYIQEPNALSQWFADDVNYKDGVYEFIWDDEVNRARLVTSKENKAVRFKWIDDEPYYFEIEIIQDELTNDVALSITDYVKQDNLEDRKKIWANSIGYLQSVIGA; encoded by the coding sequence ATGGAACAAAAAGTGGAAATTCATTTAGAATATATAATAAATTCATCCCCTCGGATTTTATTTCCTTACATTCAGGAGCCGAATGCTTTGTCCCAGTGGTTTGCCGATGATGTAAATTACAAAGATGGTGTATACGAATTTATCTGGGATGATGAGGTAAATAGGGCGAGGCTAGTTACTAGTAAAGAGAATAAGGCCGTTCGCTTTAAATGGATTGACGACGAGCCATATTATTTTGAAATCGAAATTATTCAAGATGAGCTTACCAACGATGTTGCCTTATCCATTACCGATTATGTGAAACAAGATAATCTGGAAGATCGAAAAAAAATATGGGCTAACTCCATTGGCTATCTACAGAGTGTTATCGGAGCATAA
- a CDS encoding LptF/LptG family permease gives MKKIHILILQAFIRPFMVCFCIVMFVLLMLFLFKYIDDLIGKGFEWYVLMELIGYQCAVQLSMALPLSMLLSSIMTFGNLGESYELVAIKAAGFSLRKAMTPLIFFVTLFAAGSFLFSDYILPVVNLKMGSLLWDVRNKKADFLIKSGIFNSTIPGYSIRAKSKNENGTILYNLMIYDHRSGNATNNVLLAKEGFMQNSADNNYMILRLKDGVRYEESRAKNAKRYDPRQQFTRFRFKETEQKFDMEAFQMKRTDESFFKTHHSMLNLKQLKMYTDSNRLQLDSIRRNIYLEAKNYVTYLSPYYHEKQVAQIKVKKFNDFLTDYVPKDQRRMLISNALGQVQQMNNVFEMKEPDYKSYVEKDIRYNIEFHRKFTLAVSCLLLFAIGAPLGAIIRKGGLGLPVVVAIIFFLIYHIISTMSEKAAKDGSLDPIFGMWMAIIVLSPLAMFLTYKSTTDSSLFDIEQYKLKLEAAWKWITSKFGKRLSR, from the coding sequence ATGAAGAAGATACACATTCTTATTCTACAAGCATTTATTAGGCCGTTCATGGTATGTTTCTGTATCGTGATGTTCGTCCTTTTGATGCTTTTTTTGTTTAAGTATATCGATGATCTGATCGGTAAAGGGTTTGAGTGGTACGTGCTGATGGAACTTATCGGTTATCAGTGTGCCGTCCAGCTGTCGATGGCTTTGCCGTTGTCCATGCTTCTTTCTTCCATCATGACCTTCGGGAATTTGGGAGAGAGCTATGAGCTGGTAGCGATAAAGGCTGCAGGATTCTCCTTGCGAAAGGCGATGACACCACTTATCTTCTTCGTTACGCTTTTTGCGGCGGGATCTTTTCTGTTTTCCGACTATATCCTTCCTGTAGTGAACCTTAAGATGGGATCGCTGCTTTGGGATGTGCGCAATAAGAAAGCCGATTTTTTAATTAAGTCCGGTATATTTAATAGTACGATTCCAGGTTATTCTATTCGTGCGAAAAGCAAGAATGAGAATGGAACAATCTTGTATAACCTGATGATTTATGATCACCGATCTGGCAATGCCACGAATAATGTGCTGTTGGCCAAGGAGGGATTTATGCAGAATTCCGCAGATAATAATTACATGATTCTGCGCTTGAAGGACGGGGTGCGTTATGAGGAGTCTAGAGCAAAAAATGCTAAACGCTACGATCCACGTCAGCAATTTACCAGATTTCGATTTAAAGAGACTGAGCAGAAATTTGATATGGAAGCTTTTCAAATGAAGCGAACAGATGAGAGTTTTTTTAAAACGCACCATTCCATGTTGAATCTAAAACAGCTGAAAATGTACACAGATTCCAACCGTCTGCAGCTGGATAGTATCCGTCGAAACATCTATTTGGAAGCTAAAAATTATGTCACCTACCTTTCTCCCTATTATCATGAGAAGCAGGTAGCTCAGATTAAGGTTAAAAAATTCAACGATTTCTTGACAGATTATGTTCCGAAAGATCAGCGACGAATGCTGATCAGCAACGCTTTGGGACAGGTACAGCAGATGAACAATGTGTTCGAGATGAAAGAGCCGGATTATAAGTCATACGTAGAAAAAGATATTCGTTATAATATTGAATTTCATCGAAAGTTTACCTTGGCTGTCTCCTGTTTATTACTTTTCGCTATTGGGGCACCTCTCGGAGCTATCATTCGTAAAGGCGGACTAGGACTGCCAGTGGTGGTCGCAATTATTTTCTTTTTGATTTACCATATTATTTCCACGATGTCCGAAAAAGCAGCAAAAGATGGTAGTTTAGACCCGATTTTCGGCATGTGGATGGCAATAATTGTGCTCAGCCCATTGGCTATGTTTTTGACGTACAAGTCGACTACCGACTCCTCGCTTTTTGATATTGAACAATATAAGCTGAAGTTGGAGGCTGCGTGGAAATGGATCACATCGAAGTTTGGGAAGCGGTTGTCGCGCTAA
- a CDS encoding CopD family protein, with protein MLYLYAKSLHIIFMVCWMAGLFYMPRLFIYHTEAKQKPMAEYKVLHEQFVLMERRLWWVITTPAMYIMLTSAITMLYLSPGFLSQGWMHVKLAFVALLLFYHFKSQHIMKQLAEERCTWKSSHLRLWNELSTVVLFAIVFLVIFRSAVDWLYGVLGLVGLSVLLMILIKLYKKYRKSKGEKID; from the coding sequence ATGTTGTATTTGTACGCGAAATCGTTGCACATCATCTTCATGGTATGTTGGATGGCCGGCTTGTTTTATATGCCACGGCTGTTCATTTACCATACGGAGGCTAAACAAAAGCCTATGGCGGAGTATAAGGTGTTGCACGAGCAGTTTGTTCTGATGGAGCGGCGTCTGTGGTGGGTAATTACTACCCCAGCTATGTATATCATGCTCACATCTGCCATCACTATGCTTTATCTGTCGCCCGGCTTCCTTAGTCAGGGTTGGATGCATGTCAAGCTAGCATTTGTTGCGCTATTGCTATTTTACCACTTTAAATCGCAGCACATCATGAAGCAACTGGCTGAAGAGCGCTGCACTTGGAAGTCATCTCACTTACGTCTGTGGAATGAACTATCCACCGTGGTACTTTTTGCGATCGTGTTCTTGGTGATCTTTCGTTCGGCAGTGGATTGGTTGTATGGTGTTTTAGGGCTTGTCGGGCTTTCGGTGTTATTGATGATTTTGATTAAATTGTATAAGAAATATAGAAAATCGAAAGGTGAAAAAATAGATTAA